A genomic window from Chrysoperla carnea chromosome 3, inChrCarn1.1, whole genome shotgun sequence includes:
- the LOC123295426 gene encoding vesicular glutamate transporter 1-like — translation MDQVKFLEYVYGGFPKLDRLTIINKRFTLSFLMFIGFTIMFSGIMLTHSNRCLRSSHGEVDDPFVHVSSFLIGYIIIQVPAAWISLKFSPLKWFGRSIFAHAILLFAVALTGNLGYGFLVVLKFFEGALAGIVFIVCHAAWKNWTPAAERSTLLTFALAGGYLGDLFGSSMSIFCSSLPFWMVVCCMVGSFGVIWWLVWERTVYETPNKHPTISDEELNRINPIIQEEIRPTEGVSCKQIILSTPFIVLVALNIVRSFNARSLGYRAEDMLIISFIRLTSFPLSGYLADVLVRKTSLTITNVRKLFVIGVTVLEAFYFFMLMNHIHFNKGRFLYLVSFLMHILYHVAYSAVSVNAVDIAPSHAGVTVAITNIISHIIFSLGFKVEIFLQQRDWTGVVDFISMVVHLIVGVLFGIYGTANPITVKG, via the exons ATGGATCAAGTCAa GTTTCTGGAATATGTTTATGGAGGATTTCCAAAACTTGATAGACTTACAATTATTAACAAACGTTTTACACTGTcctttttaatgtttattggaTTTACAATAATGTTTTCTGGAATTATGTTGACTCATTCAAACAGATGTTTGAGGTCATCGCATGGA gAGGTTGACGATCCGTTTGTACATGTATCAAGTTTTTTAATAGGATACATAATAATCCAAGTTCCAGCTGCTTGGataagtttgaaattttcacCACTAAAATGGTTTGGTCGAAGTATTTTTGCCCACGCAATTCTATTATTTGCAGTAGCGTTAACTGGAAATCTTGGCTATGGATTTTTGgtagtattgaaattttttgaaggtGCTTTAGCA GGAATAGTATTTATAGTATGTCATGCCGCTTGGAAAAATTGGACACCCGCTGCAGAACGTTCTACATTACTCACATTTGCTTTGGCTGGGGGTTATCTTGGTGATTTATTTGGTTCATCAATGTCAATCTTTTGTTCATCATTACCATTTTGGATGGTAGTATGTTGTATGGTGGGGAGTTTTGGTGTGATATGGTGGTTAGTTTGGGAGCGTACAGTATACGAAACACCTAATAAACATCCCACCATAAGTGATGAAGAACTTAATCGGATCAATCCAATTATTCAAGAAGAAATACGACCAACTGAGGGTGTATCAtgcaaacaaataattttgtcaaCACCGTTTATAGTGTTGGTAGCTCTTAACATTGTTAGATCTTTTAATGCAAGATCTTTAGGTTATCgc gCAGAAGATATGctcattattagttttataagaTTAACTTCATTTCCATTATCTGGATATTTGGCTGATGTTTTGGTACGAAAAACATCATTAACAATAACTAATGTTCGAAAATTATTCGTTATTGGTGTTACTGTGTTGGaggctttttatttttttatgttgatgAATCATATCCATTTTAACAAGGgaagatttttatatttggtttcatttttaatgcatatattGTATCATGTCGCCTATAGTGCAGTCAGCGTAAATGCTGTAGATATAGCACCAAGTCATGCTGGTGTTACAGTTGCCATAACGAATATTATTTCACATATTATTTTCTCACTTGGGttcaaagttgaaatttttttgcaacaaaGAGAT tggACTGGTGTGGTAGATTTCATTTCAATGGTTGTACATTTAATTGTTGGAGTACTATTTGGAATTTATGGAACAGCAAATCCTATCACCGTGAAAGGATAA
- the LOC123296306 gene encoding vesicular glutamate transporter 3-like: MDRSKLPEYVLQGLPKLDTFTIVSKRFTLSFLMNIGFAIMFTGVMLTNFNRCLLPSHENNVGPFLHVSSFLVGFVISQIPAACISLKVSPLIWFGRSILAHSILIFLFPIFGGVGYGFFVIMKFIEGIVSGVTFIVFHAAWKNWTPAANRSTLITFALSGRYFGDLFGELMAKYCPGLPVWVVLSGVIGSCGIIWWFVWESMVYETPNKHRTISEKEYNKIHPTIREEIRPTEDLSCTQIIFSVPCLVLVIVNVFRAWNKNLYADIGEDMLFIRVIKLIAFPLSGYLADVLVRKTSLTISHVRKLFITGVFLFEFIYFLLLTFEDFMKMGNWLYWFIIFMEILYNASVGATIVNAVDIAPSHAGVTVAIMNIFSEVFYRISLNAEVYLRQINWHVTVHFIAIIGHFLAGVVYGVFGTANPITVKS, translated from the exons atggacCGATCAAA GCTTCCTGAATATGTTTTACAAGGTTTACCAAAACTTGATACGTTTACAATTGTTAGTAAACGTTTCACACTTTCCTTCTTAATGAATATTGGATTTGCAATAATGTTTACTGGAGTTATGTTGACTAATTTTAATAGATGTTTGTTGCCATCGCATGAA aataatgTGGGTCCATTTTTACATGTATCTAGTTTCTTAGTAGGGTTCGTAATATCCCAAATTCCAGCTGCTTGCATAAGTTTAAAAGTTTCTCCATTAATTTGGTTTGGTCGAAGTATTTTAGcgcattcaattttaatatttttatttccaatatttGGAGGTGTTGGTTATGGATTTTTCgttataatgaaatttattgaggGTATAGTATCA GGCGTAACATTTATTGTATTCCATGCAGCTTGGAAAAATTGGACGCCTGCCGCTAATAGATCTACATTAATAACATTCGCATTATCTGGACGTTATTTTGGTGATTTATTCGGGGAATTAATGGCAAAATATTGTCCAGGATTACCAGTTTGGGTAGTCCTGTCTGGTGTAATCGGTAGTTGCGGAATAATATGGTGGTTTGTATGGGAGAGTATGGTTTATGAAACACCAAATAAACATCGGACGATAAGtgaaaaagaatataataagaTACATCCAACTATTCGAGAAGAAATACGACCAACTGAAGATTTGTCAtgtacacaaataattttttccgtcCCTTGCCTTGTGTTGGTTATTGTAAATGTATTTCGAGCATGGAATAAAAATCTCTATGCAGATATA ggAGAGGATATGCTCTTCATTCGTGTTATAAAACTAATCGCATTCCCGCTTTCTGGATATTTGGCTGATGTTTTGGTACGAAAAACCTCATTAACAATAAGTCAtgtacgaaaattatttataactggcgtctttttgtttgaatttatttatttcttattactGACATTTGAAGATTTTATGAAGATGGGAAATTGGTTATAttggtttattattttcatgGAAATATTATATAACGCATCGGTTGGTGCAACAATTGTAAACGCTGTGGACATTGCACCAAGTCATGCTGGTGTTACTGTTGcgattatgaatattttttcggAGGTTTTTTACAGAATATCATTAAATGCGGAAGTGTATTTGCGTCAAATAAAT tggCATGTTACGGTCCATTTTATTGCAATAATTGGACATTTTCTTGCTGGAGTAGTTTATGGAGTTTTTGGAACAGCAAATCCTATCACTGTGAAATCATAA
- the LOC123295685 gene encoding vesicular glutamate transporter 1-like, with translation MDKPKLPDNVKQGMFPKKLDTFTIINKRFTLSFLMNIGFTIMFSGIILTHGNRCLMSSHGKIEDPFLHVSGFLVGYLISQIPAAWISFKVSPLIWFGRSILAHSILLFLIPFFGSVGYVYFTIMKFIEGVVSGIALIVFHAAWKNWTPAGDRSTLITFGFSGRYLGEFFGELMANYCPELPAWIILSCIIGSCGITWWFAWKNMVYETPKKHRTISQTEYNKIHPIIQKEIQPTENLSCIQIIFSIPCLVLVIVNVFRAWNKNLHADIKEDMFARVIKIISFPLAGYFADILVRKTSLTISHVRKLFISGVILLEVTYFIFLTYTEGVKMGKWIYWIIIFMEILYNASVGATIVNAVDIAPSHAGVTVAIMSICSHVVYGISLKMAVYLRQINWHVAVHFIAIMGHLVAGIVYGIYGIANPITMK, from the exons ATGGATAAACCAAa GCTTCCCGATAATGTTAAACAAGGaatgtttccaaaaaaactTGATACGTTTACAATTATTAACAAACGTTTCACACTATCCTTCTTAATGAATATTGGATTTACAATAATGTTTTCTGGAATTATATTGACACATGGAAATAGATGTTTGATGTCATCGCATGGA aaaattgagGACCCATTTTTACATGTATCTGGTTTCTTAGTAGGGTACCTCATATCTCAAATTCCGGCTGCTTGGATTAGTTTCAAAGTTTCTCCCTTAATTTGGTTTGGTCGAAGTATTTTAGCGCATtcaattctattatttttaattccattCTTTGGAAGTGTTGGCTacgtatattttacaataatgaaatttattgaggGTGTGGTATCA gGAATCGCACTTATTGTATTCCATGCAGCTTGGAAAAATTGGACGCCAGCCGGTGATAGATCTACATTAATTACATTCGGTTTTTCTGGACGATATTTAGGTGAATTTTTCGGTGAATTGATGGCAAATTATTGTCCAGAATTACCAGCTTGGATAATACTGTCTTGTATAATTGGTAGTTGCGGTATAACTTGGTGGTTTGCATGGAAGAATATGGTTTATGAAACACCAAAAAAACATCGAACTATAAGTCAAACGGAATATAATAAGATACATCCAATCATTCAAAAAGAAATACAACCAACTGAAAATTTGTCatgtatacaaataattttttccatccCCTGTCTAGTGTTGGTAATTGTTAATGTATTTCGTGCATGGAATAAAAACCTCCATGCAGACATA aaaGAGGATATGTTTGCtcgtgttataaaaataatctcaTTCCCACTTGCTGGATATTTTGCTGATATTTTAGTACGAAAAACTTCATTAACAATAAGTCAtgtacgaaaattatttatttctggcGTCATTTTGCTGGAAGTTACTTACTTCATATTTTTGACATATACGGAAGGTGTAAAGATGGGAAAGTGGATCTAttggattataatttttatggaaatattatATAACGCATCAGTTGGTGCAACAATTGTAAACGCTGTGGATATTGCACCAAGTCATGCTGGTGTTACAGTGGCGATTATGAGCATTTGTTCGCATGTTGTTTACGGAATATCGTTAAAAATGGCAGTATATTTGCGTCAAATAAAT tggcATGTTGCGGTTCATTTTATAGCAATAATGGGACATTTAGTTGCTGGAATAGTTTATGGAATTTATGGAATAGCAAATCCTATCaccatgaaataa